A genome region from Acidimicrobiales bacterium includes the following:
- the rplB gene encoding 50S ribosomal protein L2: MPLRKRKPTSAGRRFQTVSDFQEITKTKPERSLLAPKPGTGGRNAYGRKTARHRGGGHKQQYRIIDFKRTKDGVPATVAAIEYDPNRNARIALLHYHDGEKRYILAPSKVTVGDVLQSGQGADIRPGNALPMRYIPVGSVVHNVELKPGGGGKIARGAGMSVQLVAKEGAYATLRLPSTEMRRVPIDCRATLGEVGNAEAELVSIGKAGRNRWKGVRPQTRGVAMNPVDHPLGGGEGKSSGGRHPVSPWGKPEGRTRDRTKPSEKLIVRRRRTRGARR, from the coding sequence ATGCCTCTTCGCAAGCGCAAGCCGACGAGTGCGGGCCGTCGTTTCCAGACGGTTTCGGACTTCCAGGAGATCACCAAGACAAAGCCGGAGAGGAGCCTCCTCGCCCCCAAGCCGGGCACCGGAGGGCGCAATGCCTACGGCCGCAAGACGGCGCGCCACCGCGGCGGCGGTCACAAGCAGCAGTACCGGATCATCGACTTCAAGCGCACCAAGGACGGTGTGCCGGCGACGGTTGCGGCCATCGAATACGACCCCAACCGCAACGCACGGATCGCGCTGCTCCACTACCACGACGGCGAGAAGCGCTACATCCTCGCCCCGTCGAAGGTGACCGTCGGCGACGTCCTGCAGAGCGGGCAGGGTGCTGACATCCGCCCGGGCAACGCCCTGCCGATGCGTTACATCCCCGTGGGTTCGGTCGTGCACAACGTCGAACTGAAGCCGGGCGGCGGCGGCAAGATCGCCCGTGGCGCCGGCATGAGCGTTCAGCTCGTGGCAAAAGAGGGCGCCTACGCGACCCTCAGGCTCCCATCCACCGAAATGCGCCGCGTGCCGATCGACTGTAGGGCGACGCTCGGCGAGGTCGGCAACGCAGAAGCCGAGCTGGTGAGCATCGGCAAGGCTGGACGCAACCGCTGGAAGGGCGTGCGGCCGCAGACTCGCGGCGTCGCCATGAACCCTGTCGACCACCCCCTCGGTGGTGGCGAGGGCAAGAGCTCCGGCGGCCGCCATCCCGTTTCGCCGTGGGGCAAGCCCGAAGGTCGTACCCGCGACCGCACCAAGCCGTCCGAGAAGCTCATCGTCCGCCGCCGGCGCACGCGCGGCGCCCGGAGGTAG
- a CDS encoding type Z 30S ribosomal protein S14: MAKKALIIKAQRKPKFKVRAYTRCGRCGRPHSVFRKFGLCRICLRELVHAGEVPGVTKASW; this comes from the coding sequence ATGGCCAAGAAGGCTCTCATCATCAAGGCGCAGCGCAAGCCGAAGTTCAAGGTCCGCGCGTACACACGCTGCGGGCGTTGCGGACGGCCGCACTCGGTCTTCCGCAAGTTTGGCCTGTGCCGCATCTGCCTTCGCGAGCTGGTACATGCCGGCGAGGTTCCGGGCGTGACCAAGGCGAGCTGGTAG
- the rplF gene encoding 50S ribosomal protein L6 — MSRIGRAPITVPSDVEITIAERNLTVKGPKGSLARSIPGDITVRREDSTILVERPNDERQNRALHGLTRSLVNNMVVGVTDGFNKDLEIVGVGYRAIARGANQIELALGFSHPVVVDAPDGITFEVPQPTRITVRGIDKELVGQVAANIRKIRKPEPYKGKGVRYAGERVIRKAGKAAK, encoded by the coding sequence ATGTCACGTATCGGACGTGCACCGATAACCGTCCCTTCGGATGTCGAGATCACCATCGCGGAGCGGAACCTGACGGTGAAGGGACCCAAGGGCAGCCTCGCCAGGTCGATCCCCGGCGACATCACCGTCCGCCGGGAGGACTCGACGATCCTGGTCGAGCGCCCCAACGACGAGCGCCAGAACCGCGCCCTTCACGGGCTGACACGCAGCTTGGTCAACAACATGGTCGTCGGGGTCACCGACGGGTTCAACAAGGACCTCGAGATCGTCGGCGTCGGCTACCGCGCCATCGCGCGCGGAGCGAACCAGATCGAGCTGGCGTTGGGATTCAGCCACCCGGTCGTAGTGGACGCGCCTGACGGCATCACGTTCGAGGTGCCCCAGCCGACCCGCATCACGGTGCGCGGAATCGACAAGGAGCTCGTCGGGCAGGTGGCCGCGAACATCCGCAAGATCCGCAAACCCGAGCCCTACAAGGGCAAGGGTGTCCGTTACGCCGGCGAGCGGGTCATCCGCAAGGCCGGAAAGGCCGCCAAATGA
- a CDS encoding adenylate kinase, translated as MSVGARLVVLGKQGAGKGTQAVRLSRHYVVPHVSTGDTFRAAVRSGSEFGAKARRYLDSGELVPDEIVIGMVRERLTRGDTTHRGFVLDGFPRTVHQAEALAEMLQPKGLDLVIDLEVHTDQVLSRLASRRVCSDCGANYSVGENPPRIPGMCDVCGGEVVQRDDDTEAAIRRRLELYERETAPLIDWYSKRGLLAIVDGTGNPDQVTARVVAMIDKRKPPAGAAG; from the coding sequence GTGAGCGTGGGAGCCCGCCTGGTCGTCCTTGGCAAGCAAGGGGCCGGGAAGGGCACACAGGCGGTGCGCTTGTCGCGGCACTACGTCGTCCCGCACGTGTCGACCGGCGACACTTTCCGCGCCGCGGTGCGGTCCGGCTCCGAGTTCGGCGCGAAAGCCCGGCGCTATCTCGACTCGGGCGAACTGGTTCCCGACGAGATCGTCATCGGCATGGTCCGCGAACGACTCACCCGTGGCGACACCACGCACCGCGGCTTCGTTCTCGACGGGTTCCCGCGGACCGTTCACCAGGCCGAGGCGCTCGCGGAGATGCTTCAACCCAAGGGGCTGGACCTTGTCATCGACCTCGAAGTGCACACCGACCAGGTCCTCTCCAGGCTCGCAAGCCGGAGGGTGTGCTCGGACTGTGGCGCCAACTACAGCGTCGGGGAGAATCCACCCCGGATCCCGGGGATGTGCGACGTGTGCGGAGGCGAGGTGGTCCAGCGCGACGACGACACCGAGGCGGCCATCCGCCGGCGGCTCGAGCTGTACGAGCGCGAGACGGCACCCCTGATCGACTGGTACTCGAAGCGGGGTCTCCTCGCGATCGTCGACGGGACTGGCAACCCCGACCAGGTGACCGCCCGGGTGGTTGCGATGATCGACAAGCGGAAGCCGCCCGCCGGCGCAGCCGGCTGA
- the rpmC gene encoding 50S ribosomal protein L29 — protein sequence MTKAKELRELNMGDLEQKLVESKHELFNLRFQLATGKQDNSARLGQVRRELARIATILREREIEEAEAAEAAGEVRD from the coding sequence ATGACCAAGGCCAAGGAACTGCGTGAGCTCAACATGGGTGACCTCGAGCAGAAGCTCGTCGAGTCGAAGCACGAGCTCTTCAACCTGCGTTTCCAGCTCGCGACCGGGAAGCAGGACAACTCGGCGCGGCTCGGCCAGGTTCGCCGTGAACTTGCCCGCATCGCCACCATTCTCAGGGAGCGCGAGATCGAAGAGGCCGAGGCCGCCGAGGCCGCAGGCGAGGTGAGGGACTGA
- the secY gene encoding preprotein translocase subunit SecY, giving the protein MRSTFTNLANMFRVPDLRNKVLFTLMIIVVYRLGANIPCPGIDFNQVQSLVASSQHAGVVSFLNLFSGGALTRFAVFGLGIMPYITSSIIIQLLIVVIPKFEQWRDEGAVGQKKLTQVTRYLTIALAVMQSTGLAYVFHNGGGGLLGGGLGLNIDLIPKFTIPRVLLIVLTMTAGTVVVMWLGELITQRGVGQGMSVLIFVNVVATMPAGGASVKVEAGVAKFIAILAISIALLVAIVFIEQGQRRIPVTFAKRVVGRRMYGGQSTYIPMKVNTGGVVPIIFASSVLYFPILISNVLPSHGFWKSAQTWISVHLAQPNDLWYIGLYGLMIMGFAYFYAAITFDPHQQADVIRKQGGYIPGIRPGPPTERHLQNILNRITLPGALWLAAIALLPSIMLAIWNIQNYPFAGTTLLIAVGVALETMKQVDSQLMLRNYEGFLK; this is encoded by the coding sequence ATGCGCAGCACCTTCACGAACTTGGCGAACATGTTCAGGGTGCCGGACCTGCGCAACAAGGTCCTGTTCACCTTGATGATCATCGTGGTCTACCGGCTCGGGGCGAACATCCCCTGCCCCGGCATCGACTTCAACCAGGTCCAGTCGCTCGTCGCGTCCTCCCAGCACGCCGGCGTCGTCAGCTTCCTGAATCTCTTCTCGGGCGGCGCCTTGACCCGCTTCGCCGTGTTCGGCCTCGGGATCATGCCCTACATCACCAGCTCGATCATCATCCAGCTGCTGATCGTGGTGATCCCGAAGTTCGAGCAGTGGCGCGACGAGGGCGCGGTCGGTCAGAAGAAGCTGACCCAGGTCACCCGCTACCTCACCATCGCCCTCGCGGTGATGCAGTCGACCGGCCTCGCGTACGTCTTCCACAATGGCGGCGGCGGACTCCTCGGAGGTGGCCTCGGCCTCAACATCGACCTGATCCCGAAGTTCACCATCCCGCGGGTGCTCCTGATAGTCCTGACCATGACCGCAGGCACGGTCGTGGTCATGTGGCTCGGCGAGCTCATCACCCAGCGTGGCGTGGGTCAGGGGATGTCGGTGCTGATCTTCGTCAACGTCGTGGCGACCATGCCCGCCGGCGGCGCGTCCGTGAAGGTCGAGGCGGGCGTAGCCAAGTTCATCGCCATCCTGGCGATCTCCATAGCTCTGCTCGTGGCGATCGTCTTCATCGAGCAGGGTCAGCGGCGCATACCGGTGACCTTCGCGAAACGGGTGGTCGGCCGACGCATGTACGGCGGGCAGAGCACCTACATACCGATGAAGGTGAACACGGGCGGTGTCGTGCCGATCATCTTCGCGAGCTCGGTTCTCTACTTCCCGATCCTGATCTCCAACGTGCTGCCCAGCCACGGGTTCTGGAAGTCAGCGCAGACCTGGATCAGCGTCCACCTCGCCCAGCCGAACGACCTCTGGTACATCGGCCTGTACGGCCTGATGATCATGGGCTTCGCCTACTTCTACGCGGCGATCACCTTCGACCCGCACCAGCAGGCGGACGTGATTCGCAAGCAGGGCGGGTACATCCCGGGGATCCGGCCCGGGCCGCCGACCGAGCGGCACTTGCAGAACATCCTCAACCGGATCACCCTTCCCGGTGCGCTGTGGCTCGCCGCCATCGCACTGCTTCCATCCATCATGCTGGCGATCTGGAACATCCAGAACTACCCCTTCGCCGGCACGACGCTGCTCATCGCGGTCGGCGTCGCCCTCGAGACCATGAAGCAGGTCGACAGCCAGTTGATGCTGCGCAACTACGAGGGCTTCCTGAAGTAG
- the rplN gene encoding 50S ribosomal protein L14 has protein sequence MIQQESRLRVADNSGAKEVLCIKVLGGSRRRYASIGDVFVAAVKDAIPGANVKKGDVVKCVVVRTKKEKRRPDGSYIRFDENAAVLINDQQQPRGTRIFGPVGRELRDKRFMRIISLAPEVL, from the coding sequence GTGATCCAGCAAGAGAGCAGGCTCCGCGTCGCGGACAACTCTGGCGCCAAAGAGGTCCTCTGCATCAAGGTCCTCGGAGGCTCGAGGCGGCGCTACGCCTCCATCGGCGACGTGTTCGTCGCAGCGGTCAAGGATGCCATCCCCGGTGCCAACGTGAAGAAGGGCGACGTCGTGAAGTGCGTCGTCGTGCGCACCAAGAAGGAGAAGCGCCGCCCGGACGGCAGCTACATCCGCTTCGACGAGAACGCGGCCGTGCTCATCAACGACCAGCAGCAGCCCCGCGGCACCCGCATCTTCGGGCCCGTCGGGCGCGAGCTCCGGGACAAGCGCTTCATGAGGATCATCTCGCTCGCTCCGGAGGTTCTGTGA
- the rplP gene encoding 50S ribosomal protein L16, with protein MLMPRKVKHRKVQRGRMTGQAKGGTVVTFGDYGIQALEPGWITARQIEAARIAMTRHVKRGGKVWIRVFPDKPVTAKPAETRMGSGKGNPEFWVAVVKPGRILFELGGVNEALGRAAMERAIQKLPIKARFVVRAQQEEVEVG; from the coding sequence ATGCTGATGCCGCGCAAAGTCAAGCACCGCAAGGTCCAGCGTGGTCGCATGACCGGCCAGGCCAAGGGAGGCACCGTCGTCACCTTCGGCGACTACGGCATCCAGGCCCTCGAGCCGGGTTGGATCACCGCTCGCCAGATCGAGGCCGCCCGTATCGCGATGACCCGCCACGTCAAGCGTGGTGGGAAGGTCTGGATCCGGGTCTTCCCGGACAAGCCGGTGACCGCCAAGCCTGCCGAGACCCGCATGGGTTCCGGCAAGGGCAACCCAGAGTTCTGGGTAGCGGTTGTGAAGCCGGGCAGGATCCTCTTCGAGCTCGGCGGCGTCAACGAGGCGCTCGGCCGGGCCGCTATGGAGCGGGCGATACAGAAGCTGCCGATCAAGGCACGCTTCGTCGTGCGGGCCCAGCAGGAGGAGGTTGAGGTCGGATGA
- the rplX gene encoding 50S ribosomal protein L24, giving the protein MRIRKGDQVEVLTGKDRTKRGVVMRVLAKEDKVIVEGVNVAKKHQRQTQVRVKGGIIDKDMPIHTSAVALVCPKDGAVRTGSQIKDDGTKVRVCKRCGREL; this is encoded by the coding sequence ATGCGCATCCGCAAAGGCGACCAAGTCGAGGTGTTGACCGGCAAGGACCGCACCAAGCGCGGTGTGGTCATGCGCGTCCTCGCCAAGGAGGACAAGGTCATCGTCGAGGGTGTCAACGTCGCCAAGAAGCACCAGCGGCAGACGCAGGTGCGGGTGAAGGGCGGCATCATCGACAAGGACATGCCGATCCACACCTCGGCCGTGGCACTCGTGTGCCCGAAGGACGGGGCGGTGCGCACCGGCTCTCAGATCAAGGACGACGGCACCAAGGTGCGGGTCTGCAAGCGCTGCGGGAGGGAGCTCTGA
- the rplE gene encoding 50S ribosomal protein L5, producing MATATAERPRLKVRYDTEIRAQLQRDLGLPNVMLVPRMEKIVINIGVGRATQQASLLEGAVRDLTIISGQKPLITRAKRSIAGFKLREGNAIGCKVTLRGDRMWEFFDRLVSLAIPRIRDFRGLSPKGFDGRGNYTFGVTEQLIFPEIDYDKVDIPRGMDITIVTTARDNAEGKALLDAFGFPFRRDGN from the coding sequence ATGGCGACAGCCACCGCCGAGCGGCCGCGGCTCAAGGTCCGCTACGACACCGAGATCCGTGCCCAGCTTCAGCGCGATCTGGGGCTGCCGAACGTGATGCTCGTGCCGCGCATGGAGAAGATCGTGATCAACATAGGCGTCGGCCGGGCAACACAGCAGGCGTCGCTCCTCGAAGGCGCGGTTCGCGATCTCACGATCATCAGTGGGCAGAAGCCCCTGATCACCCGTGCGAAGAGGTCCATCGCCGGCTTCAAGCTGCGGGAGGGCAACGCCATCGGTTGCAAGGTCACCCTGCGCGGCGACCGCATGTGGGAGTTCTTCGACAGGCTCGTAAGCCTGGCGATCCCCCGTATCCGCGACTTCCGTGGTCTTTCTCCCAAGGGATTCGACGGGCGCGGGAACTACACGTTCGGCGTCACCGAGCAGCTCATCTTCCCGGAGATCGACTACGACAAGGTCGACATTCCCAGGGGCATGGACATCACGATCGTCACGACCGCTCGTGACAACGCGGAGGGCAAGGCATTGCTCGACGCGTTCGGCTTCCCGTTCCGCCGAGACGGCAACTAG
- the rplW gene encoding 50S ribosomal protein L23, producing the protein MSGDPRDVIIRPVVSEKSYALLDQGVYTFVVRPDANKIEIRHAVESIFGVNVVKVNTLNRPGKRKRNRRMQTFGRRADTKRAIVTLASGQSIPIFEGNS; encoded by the coding sequence ATGAGCGGCGACCCACGCGACGTGATCATCAGACCGGTGGTCTCGGAGAAGTCGTACGCCCTGCTGGACCAGGGTGTGTACACGTTCGTCGTCCGCCCGGATGCCAACAAGATCGAGATTCGCCACGCCGTCGAGAGCATCTTCGGCGTCAACGTGGTCAAGGTCAACACGTTGAACCGCCCCGGCAAGCGCAAGCGCAACCGCCGGATGCAGACCTTCGGCAGGCGCGCGGACACCAAGCGCGCAATCGTGACCCTGGCGTCCGGGCAGTCGATCCCGATCTTCGAGGGGAACAGCTGA
- the rplR gene encoding 50S ribosomal protein L18 has protein sequence MSTSTNDKQTARARRHYRVRKKVAGTAERPRLAVFRSNKHITAQVIDDRSGRTLAAASTVEKDLRGSASGTGNKAAATTVGRLVAERAKAAGVTAVVFDRGGFLYHGRVAAVADAAREAGLEF, from the coding sequence ATGAGCACTTCTACCAACGACAAGCAGACCGCACGGGCACGGCGGCACTACCGGGTCCGCAAGAAGGTGGCCGGCACCGCCGAGCGCCCTCGCCTCGCTGTGTTCCGTTCCAACAAGCACATCACCGCCCAGGTCATCGACGACCGGTCCGGCCGCACGCTCGCGGCTGCGTCGACCGTCGAGAAGGACCTGCGCGGGTCCGCATCCGGCACCGGCAACAAGGCCGCAGCGACCACCGTCGGCCGCCTCGTCGCCGAGCGTGCGAAGGCCGCGGGAGTCACGGCCGTCGTGTTCGACCGAGGCGGTTTCCTATACCACGGCCGGGTGGCCGCCGTCGCAGACGCGGCCCGCGAGGCCGGACTGGAGTTCTAG
- the rplD gene encoding 50S ribosomal protein L4: MALTVDVRDVTGSTTGSVNLDETLFGIQPNVPVMHQVVTAQLAAARSGTQSTKTRAEVSGGGRKPFRQKGTGRARQGSERAPHFAGGGVALGPKPRSYRQRTPRKMVQLALRSALSDRASEGKVVVVGSWPWDVPSTKEAKSALAALGLDGRVLLVLSRSDEEAYKSFRNLPGIQLMLDEELNAYDILCNDWIVFTSETLPGGSPDGAAAGLTGGSAEADQRPADSASAPAPAPSSTAADKAELEDGEEAGE; this comes from the coding sequence ATGGCGCTGACTGTCGATGTGCGCGACGTCACGGGTTCGACGACCGGGTCGGTGAACCTCGACGAGACGCTGTTCGGCATCCAGCCGAACGTGCCCGTCATGCACCAGGTCGTGACGGCGCAGCTCGCCGCAGCTCGGTCCGGCACGCAGAGCACCAAGACCCGTGCCGAGGTCTCCGGCGGCGGCCGGAAGCCCTTCAGGCAGAAGGGAACCGGTCGCGCCCGCCAGGGTTCCGAGCGCGCCCCGCATTTCGCCGGCGGTGGCGTCGCCCTCGGGCCCAAGCCCCGCAGCTACCGCCAGCGGACGCCGAGGAAGATGGTCCAGCTGGCGCTGCGGTCTGCGTTGTCGGACCGGGCGTCGGAGGGGAAGGTCGTCGTCGTCGGGTCGTGGCCGTGGGACGTACCCAGCACCAAGGAGGCCAAGTCGGCGCTGGCCGCTCTCGGTCTGGATGGCAGGGTGCTCCTGGTGCTCTCCCGCAGCGACGAAGAGGCGTACAAGTCGTTCCGCAACCTGCCGGGGATCCAGCTGATGCTCGACGAGGAGCTCAACGCGTACGACATCCTCTGCAACGACTGGATCGTTTTCACCAGCGAGACCCTGCCCGGTGGTTCGCCCGACGGTGCGGCCGCCGGCTTGACCGGCGGATCCGCTGAAGCGGATCAACGACCGGCCGATTCCGCCAGCGCCCCCGCGCCCGCACCTTCCAGCACCGCGGCTGACAAAGCCGAACTCGAGGACGGCGAGGAGGCCGGCGAATGA
- the rplO gene encoding 50S ribosomal protein L15 yields the protein MKVHDLAPAPGSTRRRRRVGRGIAGKGGKTAGRGTKGQGARDTVKPGFEGGQLPLTQRIPKLKGFKNPFRVEYNVINLDTLEGFQGDTVSPETLRAAGLVHKHGLVKVLGRGELTRKLTVSAHAFSKSAVSAIESAGGTTSVLPPPFGHGRPPAKGNALTNR from the coding sequence ATGAAGGTTCACGACCTCGCACCCGCACCAGGGTCCACCCGCCGGCGCCGGCGGGTCGGCCGCGGCATCGCCGGCAAAGGCGGCAAGACCGCCGGCCGCGGCACCAAGGGCCAGGGCGCCCGCGACACCGTCAAGCCTGGTTTCGAAGGCGGTCAGCTCCCCCTCACCCAGCGGATCCCCAAGCTGAAGGGCTTCAAGAACCCCTTCCGCGTGGAGTACAACGTGATCAACCTCGATACGCTCGAAGGCTTCCAGGGCGACACGGTGAGCCCCGAGACGTTGCGCGCCGCCGGGCTGGTGCACAAGCACGGGCTGGTCAAGGTTCTCGGCCGCGGCGAGCTGACCCGGAAGCTGACGGTGTCGGCGCACGCCTTCTCCAAGAGCGCCGTGTCGGCGATCGAGTCGGCGGGCGGGACGACGTCGGTGCTCCCGCCGCCCTTCGGCCACGGGCGCCCGCCTGCCAAGGGGAACGCTCTCACCAACCGGTAG
- the rpmD gene encoding 50S ribosomal protein L30 gives MAPASKTATSGATAAGLTVTQVKSSIGSKPKHRGTLRALGLHGIGTTNTLPDRPEIRGMIARVPHLISVEETAAGGDSGGKEKQ, from the coding sequence ATGGCACCCGCTTCGAAGACGGCCACTAGCGGTGCCACCGCCGCGGGCCTGACTGTCACGCAGGTGAAGTCGTCGATCGGCAGCAAGCCGAAGCACCGCGGCACCCTCCGGGCGCTCGGCCTTCACGGGATCGGCACCACCAACACGCTCCCGGACCGGCCGGAGATCCGTGGCATGATCGCCCGGGTCCCGCACCTGATCAGCGTCGAGGAGACGGCCGCCGGCGGGGATTCGGGCGGGAAGGAGAAGCAATGA
- the rpsH gene encoding 30S ribosomal protein S8 has translation MTMTDPIADMLTRIRNANVAMHDTVRMPSSKLKEALAAVLVKEGYIEDFSVTEAGERPGRILEIQMKYTKDRARTISGVRRISKPGLRVYTAADKLPRVLGGLGVAVLSTSQGLMSDREARQRRVGGEILCYVW, from the coding sequence ATGACCATGACTGACCCGATCGCCGACATGCTCACACGCATCCGCAACGCCAACGTGGCGATGCACGACACGGTGCGCATGCCCTCGTCGAAGCTCAAGGAGGCCCTCGCCGCTGTCCTCGTCAAGGAGGGCTACATCGAGGACTTCTCCGTGACCGAGGCGGGGGAGCGGCCAGGCCGCATCCTCGAGATCCAGATGAAATACACCAAGGACCGTGCCCGGACCATCTCGGGCGTGCGGCGCATCTCCAAGCCTGGGCTTCGGGTCTACACCGCGGCCGACAAGCTGCCGCGCGTCCTGGGCGGCCTGGGGGTGGCAGTCCTTTCGACCAGCCAGGGGCTCATGTCCGACCGCGAGGCGCGCCAGCGCCGCGTCGGCGGCGAGATCCTCTGCTACGTGTGGTAA
- the map gene encoding type I methionyl aminopeptidase: MRRSSEEIAKMRRAGGVVAEMHEATRAAIKPGVTTGELDRIARDVLERRGARSNFLNYHGFPAVICTSPNDMIVHGIPGSHRLEEGDIISIDCGAIIEGYHGDAAYTAGVGRISLQAERLLKVTEESLWAGISQMKDGNRLHEIGCAVQAVAEKGGFSVVREYVGHAIGTAMHEEPQVPNYWPGRPGPVMRSGMVFAVEPMVNAGGPETKLLDDGWSVVTADGSLSAHFEHTIAITEDGPEVLTLE, encoded by the coding sequence ATGCGCCGGAGCAGTGAGGAGATCGCCAAGATGCGCCGGGCCGGCGGGGTGGTCGCCGAGATGCACGAGGCGACGCGCGCCGCGATCAAGCCCGGTGTGACGACCGGCGAGCTCGACCGCATAGCCCGGGACGTCCTCGAGCGGCGCGGCGCCCGGTCGAACTTTCTGAACTACCACGGTTTCCCCGCGGTGATCTGTACGTCTCCCAACGACATGATCGTCCACGGCATCCCCGGCTCCCACCGCCTCGAAGAGGGCGACATCATCTCGATCGACTGCGGAGCGATCATCGAGGGCTACCACGGCGACGCCGCCTACACCGCTGGGGTAGGCAGGATCAGCCTGCAGGCCGAGCGCCTGCTGAAGGTCACAGAGGAGAGCCTGTGGGCGGGGATCTCCCAGATGAAAGACGGCAACCGTCTCCACGAGATCGGCTGCGCCGTCCAGGCCGTCGCCGAGAAGGGCGGTTTCTCGGTGGTGCGCGAGTACGTGGGCCATGCCATCGGGACCGCCATGCACGAGGAGCCGCAGGTACCCAACTACTGGCCCGGGCGGCCGGGACCGGTGATGCGGTCGGGAATGGTCTTCGCCGTCGAGCCGATGGTCAACGCGGGCGGACCGGAGACGAAGCTGCTCGACGATGGTTGGAGCGTGGTGACTGCAGATGGGAGCCTCTCGGCGCATTTCGAGCACACGATCGCGATCACCGAGGACGGCCCCGAGGTGCTGACGCTGGAGTGA
- the rpsS gene encoding 30S ribosomal protein S19 yields MPRSLKKGPFVDDHLLKKVDDLNSRNEKRVIKTWSRRSTIIPDMVGHTVAVHDGRKHVPVYITESMVGHKLGEFAPTRTFRYHAGQERQGRR; encoded by the coding sequence ATGCCGCGTAGCCTGAAGAAGGGTCCGTTCGTGGACGACCACCTGCTGAAGAAGGTGGACGACCTCAACTCCCGCAACGAGAAGCGGGTGATCAAGACCTGGTCCCGTCGTTCGACGATCATCCCGGACATGGTCGGCCACACCGTCGCCGTCCACGACGGCCGCAAGCACGTGCCCGTCTACATCACCGAGTCCATGGTCGGCCACAAGCTCGGCGAGTTCGCCCCCACCCGCACGTTCCGCTACCACGCGGGGCAAGAGAGGCAGGGGAGGCGCTGA
- the rpsE gene encoding 30S ribosomal protein S5 yields the protein MPADQQYEDRTIKVNRVAKVVKGGRRFSFAALMVIGDGNGTVGLGYGKAKEAGLAVQKGIEEAKKNLFTVPLAGGTITHPVLGAAGAGRVLLKPAAPGTGVIAGGAARAILEMAGIHDILAKSLGSSNSINVAQATVAGLRALKRPDEVAKLRGKSPEEITPAGLWRAYKETQRGPHVPDEVA from the coding sequence ATGCCCGCTGACCAGCAGTACGAAGACCGCACGATCAAAGTGAACCGGGTGGCGAAGGTCGTCAAAGGCGGCCGTCGTTTCTCGTTCGCCGCGCTCATGGTCATCGGTGACGGCAACGGCACCGTCGGCCTCGGCTACGGCAAGGCCAAGGAGGCCGGCCTCGCGGTGCAGAAAGGCATCGAGGAGGCCAAGAAGAACCTCTTCACCGTCCCCCTCGCAGGCGGCACCATCACGCATCCCGTGCTCGGAGCGGCCGGCGCGGGGCGGGTGCTGTTGAAGCCCGCCGCTCCCGGCACCGGGGTCATCGCCGGCGGAGCGGCCCGGGCGATCCTCGAGATGGCGGGGATCCACGACATCCTGGCGAAATCGTTGGGTTCGTCGAACAGCATCAACGTCGCACAGGCCACCGTCGCAGGTCTGCGCGCCCTCAAGCGCCCCGACGAGGTCGCGAAGCTGCGCGGCAAGTCCCCCGAGGAGATCACGCCGGCTGGGTTGTGGCGTGCCTACAAAGAGACCCAGCGCGGCCCTCACGTCCCTGACGAGGTGGCGTGA
- the rpsQ gene encoding 30S ribosomal protein S17: MATENTTGAGEGRANRRKVREGLVQSVNMDKTAVIGVIERVRHPRYAKTVQRTKRLYAHDEANDLRVGDRVRVVETRPLSKLKRWRVIEVLERAK; this comes from the coding sequence ATGGCAACCGAAAACACCACCGGAGCCGGCGAAGGCCGGGCCAACCGCCGCAAGGTTCGCGAGGGCCTCGTCCAGTCGGTGAACATGGACAAGACCGCCGTGATCGGCGTCATCGAGCGGGTGCGCCACCCCCGTTACGCGAAGACGGTTCAGCGCACCAAGCGCCTGTACGCGCACGACGAGGCCAACGATCTGCGCGTCGGCGACCGCGTCCGAGTCGTGGAGACGCGGCCTTTGTCGAAGCTGAAGCGCTGGCGCGTGATCGAAGTCCTGGAGAGGGCCAAGTGA